One Actinosynnema pretiosum DNA segment encodes these proteins:
- a CDS encoding nitrate/nitrite transporter has translation MTGSDSAHDRTRWVVLVMAALGFAVNFWAWALLSPLGPLYREELGLTSFQQALLVAVPVIVGSVGRVAAGVLTDRFGGRIMFPAVSAATIVPVLYLGFSGQYSLTGLLVGGFFLGIGGSAFAVGVPTVNAWFPPERRGTALGLFGIGMGGTAFSALTTVPLVTAAGKTAPFIVTAIVLAVYAVASYLLIREAPGRTKPTGSAAHRLLAAAKLPITWQASGIYALSFGGYVAMSVYLPTYLKTSYELTQADAANRMAGFVVLAVIARPLGGWLSDRVAPARVLNTTLVAVVAAAVVQAFTPMLVPMGTAAFLVLAVALGAGSGATFALVAIMAPADQVGSVTGIVGAAGGLGGFVPPLIMGALYGSYGSYGGGLALLAVAAAATVLVVRSLSRRPQVV, from the coding sequence ATGACTGGATCGGACTCTGCTCACGACCGCACCCGCTGGGTGGTCCTGGTCATGGCCGCCCTCGGATTCGCGGTGAACTTCTGGGCCTGGGCGCTGCTCAGCCCGTTGGGACCCCTGTACCGCGAGGAGCTCGGTCTCACCTCCTTCCAGCAGGCCCTGCTGGTGGCGGTGCCGGTGATCGTCGGCTCGGTCGGCCGCGTCGCGGCCGGTGTGCTCACCGACCGGTTCGGCGGCCGGATCATGTTCCCGGCGGTGTCCGCCGCGACCATCGTCCCCGTGCTGTACCTGGGCTTCAGCGGGCAGTACTCGCTGACCGGGCTGCTCGTCGGCGGCTTCTTCCTCGGCATCGGCGGCAGCGCGTTCGCCGTCGGCGTGCCCACGGTCAACGCCTGGTTCCCGCCGGAGCGGCGCGGCACCGCGCTCGGCCTGTTCGGCATCGGCATGGGCGGCACCGCGTTCAGCGCGCTGACCACCGTGCCGCTGGTCACGGCGGCGGGCAAGACCGCGCCGTTCATCGTCACCGCGATCGTGCTCGCGGTGTACGCGGTCGCCTCCTACCTGCTGATCCGCGAGGCGCCCGGCCGCACCAAGCCGACCGGGTCGGCGGCGCACCGGCTGCTGGCCGCGGCGAAGCTGCCGATCACCTGGCAGGCGTCGGGCATCTACGCGCTGTCGTTCGGCGGTTACGTGGCGATGTCGGTCTACCTGCCCACGTACCTGAAGACGAGCTACGAGCTGACCCAGGCCGACGCGGCCAACCGGATGGCCGGTTTCGTGGTGCTGGCGGTGATCGCCCGCCCGCTGGGCGGCTGGCTGTCGGACCGGGTGGCGCCCGCGAGGGTCTTGAACACCACGCTGGTGGCGGTCGTCGCGGCGGCGGTCGTGCAGGCGTTCACGCCGATGCTGGTGCCGATGGGAACGGCGGCGTTCCTGGTGCTGGCGGTCGCGCTCGGCGCAGGCAGCGGAGCGACGTTCGCGCTGGTGGCGATCATGGCCCCGGCGGACCAGGTCGGCTCGGTGACGGGCATCGTCGGCGCGGCGGGCGGGCTGGGCGGGTTCGTGCCGCCGTTGATCATGGGGGCGCTGTACGGGTCTTACGGGTCTTATGGCGGTGGGTTGGCGCTGCTGGCGGTGGCTGCGGCGGCGACGGTGCTGGTGGTGCGGTCGTTGTCGCGGAGGCCGCAGGTGGTGTGA
- the argG gene encoding argininosuccinate synthase encodes MSKVLTSLPAGERVGIAFSGGLDTSVAVAWMREKGAVPCTYTADIGQYDEPDIASVPGRAAAYGAELARLVDCRAALVEEGLAALACGAFHIRTGGRTYFNTTPLGRAVTGTMLVQAMLDDDVQIWGDGSTYKGNDIERFYRYGLLANPALRIYKPWLDAAFVTELGGRTEMSEWLQARDLPYRASTEKAYSTDANIWGATHEAKSLEHLNTGLEIVEPIMGVRFWDPEVEIPTEDVTVGFEQGRPVTINGKEFGSAVDLVLEANAIGGRHGLGMSDQIENRIIEAKSRGIYEAPGMALLHAAYERLVNAIHNEDTLASYHNEGRKLGRLLYEGRWLDPQALMVRESLQRWVGNAITGEVTLRLRRGEDYSVLDTSGPSFSYHPDKLSMERTEDSAFGPVDRIGQLTMRNLDIADSRARLEQYAGLGMVGSGQSTLIGAARVAPTELIGTLEEGGAEAIASRGQVDHAELLDRAAMESGTD; translated from the coding sequence GTGTCCAAAGTGCTCACTTCCCTCCCCGCCGGCGAGCGGGTCGGCATCGCCTTCTCCGGTGGCCTCGACACCTCCGTCGCGGTCGCGTGGATGCGTGAGAAGGGCGCGGTGCCGTGCACGTACACCGCCGACATCGGCCAGTACGACGAACCGGACATCGCCTCGGTCCCCGGCCGCGCCGCCGCGTACGGCGCCGAGCTGGCCCGCCTGGTCGACTGCCGCGCCGCGCTCGTCGAGGAAGGGCTCGCGGCGCTGGCCTGCGGCGCGTTCCACATCCGCACCGGCGGTCGCACCTACTTCAACACCACCCCGCTCGGCCGCGCCGTGACCGGCACCATGCTGGTGCAGGCCATGCTCGACGATGACGTGCAGATCTGGGGCGACGGCTCCACCTACAAGGGCAACGACATCGAGCGGTTCTACCGCTACGGCCTGCTGGCCAACCCCGCCCTGCGGATCTACAAGCCGTGGCTCGACGCCGCCTTCGTCACCGAGCTCGGCGGTCGCACCGAGATGTCCGAGTGGTTGCAGGCGCGCGACCTGCCGTACCGGGCGAGCACCGAGAAGGCCTACTCCACCGACGCCAACATCTGGGGCGCCACGCACGAGGCGAAGTCGCTGGAGCACCTGAACACCGGCCTGGAGATCGTCGAGCCGATCATGGGCGTCCGCTTCTGGGACCCCGAGGTCGAGATCCCCACCGAGGACGTGACCGTCGGCTTCGAGCAGGGCCGCCCCGTCACGATCAACGGCAAGGAGTTCGGCTCGGCCGTCGACCTGGTGCTGGAGGCCAACGCGATCGGCGGCAGGCACGGGCTCGGCATGTCCGACCAGATCGAGAACCGGATCATCGAGGCCAAGAGCCGGGGCATCTACGAGGCCCCTGGCATGGCGCTGCTGCACGCCGCGTACGAGCGGCTGGTCAACGCGATCCACAACGAGGACACGCTCGCCTCCTACCACAACGAGGGCCGCAAGCTCGGCCGCCTGCTGTACGAGGGCCGCTGGCTGGACCCGCAGGCGCTGATGGTGCGCGAGTCGCTCCAGCGGTGGGTCGGCAACGCGATCACCGGCGAGGTCACGCTGCGGCTGCGGCGCGGCGAGGACTACTCGGTGCTCGACACGTCCGGGCCGTCGTTCAGCTACCACCCGGACAAGCTGTCGATGGAGCGGACCGAGGACTCGGCGTTCGGGCCGGTGGACCGGATCGGGCAGCTGACGATGCGGAACCTGGACATCGCGGACTCGCGGGCGCGGCTGGAGCAGTACGCCGGGCTGGGCATGGTCGGCAGCGGGCAGTCGACGCTCATCGGCGCGGCTCGGGTCGCGCCGACGGAGCTGATCGGGACGCTGGAGGAGGGTGGCGCGGAGGCCATCGCGTCGCGCGGGCAGGTCGACCACGCGGAGCTGCTGGACCGGGCGGCGATGGAGTCGGGCACGGACTGA